Proteins encoded by one window of Muntiacus reevesi chromosome 6, mMunRee1.1, whole genome shotgun sequence:
- the CBLL1 gene encoding E3 ubiquitin-protein ligase Hakai isoform X3: MPAKAPAGDEEGFDYNEEERYDCKGGELFGNQRRFPGHLFWDFQINILGEKDDTPVHFCDKCGLPIKIYGRMIPCKHVFCYDCAILHEKKGDKMCPGCSDPVQRIEQCTRGSLFMCSIVQGCKRTYLSQRDLQAHINHRHMRAGKPVTRASLENVHPPPIAPPPAEIPDRFIMPPDKHHMSHIPPKQHIMMPPPPLQHVPHEHYNQPHEDIRAPPAELSMAPPPPRSVSQETFRISTRKHSNLITVPIQDDSNPGAREPPPPAPAPAHHHPEYQGQPVVSHPHHIMPPQQHYAPPPPPPPPISHPMPHPPQAAGTPHLVYSQAPPPPMTSAPPPITPPPGHIIAQMPPYMNHPPPGPPPPQHGGPPVTAPPPHHYNPTSLPQFTEDQGTLSPPFTQPGGMSPGIWPAPRGPPPPPRMQGPPSQTPLPGPHHPDQTRYRPYYQ, encoded by the exons ATGCCTGCAAAGGCTCCAGCTGGTGATGAAG aagGATTTGATTATAATGAAGAGGAACGGTATGACTGTAAAGGGGGTGAACTGTTTGGAAATCAACGAAGATTTCCTGGACACCTGTTTTGGGACTTTCAg ATAAACATCTTAGGTGAAAAGGATGATACTCCAGTTCATTTCTGTGACAAATGTGGATTACCTATTAAAATTTATGGGCGAATG ATTCCATGCAAGCATGTTTTTTGCTATGACTGTGCTATTTTACATGAAAAAAAGGGAGATAAGATGTGTCCGGG CTGTAGTGATCCTGTGCAGCGAATTGAGCAGTGTACACGAGGTTCTCTCTTCATGTGTAGCATTGTTCAAGGGTGCAAGAGAACATACTTGTCTCAGAGAGACTTACAGGCTCATATCAACCACCGCCATATGAGAGCTGGAAAACCTGTTACCCGGGCTTCACTTGAAAATGTTCATCCTCCTCCTATTGCCCCACCACCAGCTGAAATCCCCGACCGTTTTATTATGCCGCCAGACAAGCACCATATGAGCCATATTCCGCCAAAGCAGCACATCATGATGCCACCTCCTCCTTTGCAACATGTGCCCCACGAGCACTATAATCAGCCACATGAGGATATTCGTGCTCCTCCAGCTGAGTTGTCCATGGCTCCACCTCCACCTCGCTCAGTCAGTCAGGAAACCTTTCGCATTTCAACAAGAAAACACAGCAATTTAATAACTGTCCCTATTCAGGATGACTCAAATCCAGGTGCTAGAGaaccaccacctcctgcccccGCACCTGCTCACCATCATCCTGAATATCAGGGTCAACCAGTGGTCTCGCACCCTCATCATATTATGCCTCCACAGCAACATTAtgcaccacccccacctcctccaccacCAATAAGCCATCCAATGCCACATCCTCCCCAGGCCGCAGGTACTCCTCACTTGGTGTACAGCCAAGCTCCACCTCCACCAATGACCTCTGCTCCACCACCAATTACCCCTCCCCCTGGACATATTATTGCCCAGATGCCACCTTATATGAATCATCCTCCTCCAGGACCTCCCCCACCTCAACATGGTGGTCCACCTGTAACTGCACCCCCTCCTCACCATTACAACCCCACCTCTTTACCCCAGTTCACTGAAGATCAAGGAACTCTGAGCCCTCCATTTACACAACCAGGGGGAATGAGTCCTGGTATATGGCCTGCACCGAGAgggccacctcctcctccacgAATGCAGGGTCCGCCTTCTCAGACCCCACTACCTGGACCACATCATCCAGATCAGACAAGATATAGACCGTATTACCAATGA
- the CBLL1 gene encoding E3 ubiquitin-protein ligase Hakai isoform X2 — protein sequence MDHTDNELQGTNSSGSLGGLDVRRRIPIKLISKQGNKAKASPRTPRTINRMPAKAPAGDEGFDYNEEERYDCKGGELFGNQRRFPGHLFWDFQINILGEKDDTPVHFCDKCGLPIKIYGRMIPCKHVFCYDCAILHEKKGDKMCPGCSDPVQRIEQCTRGSLFMCSIVQGCKRTYLSQRDLQAHINHRHMRAGKPVTRASLENVHPPPIAPPPAEIPDRFIMPPDKHHMSHIPPKQHIMMPPPPLQHVPHEHYNQPHEDIRAPPAELSMAPPPPRSVSQETFRISTRKHSNLITVPIQDDSNPGAREPPPPAPAPAHHHPEYQGQPVVSHPHHIMPPQQHYAPPPPPPPPISHPMPHPPQAAGTPHLVYSQAPPPPMTSAPPPITPPPGHIIAQMPPYMNHPPPGPPPPQHGGPPVTAPPPHHYNPTSLPQFTEDQGTLSPPFTQPGGMSPGIWPAPRGPPPPPRMQGPPSQTPLPGPHHPDQTRYRPYYQ from the exons ATGGATCACACTG ACAATGAGTTACAAGGCACTAATAGTTCTGGATCATTGGGTGGTCTTGATGTTCGAAGACGAATTCCTATAAAGCTCATCTCCAAACAAGGGAACAAAGCCAAAGCTTCACCTCGAACTCCAAGGACTATAAACAGGATGCCTGCAAAGGCTCCAGCTGGTGATGAAG GATTTGATTATAATGAAGAGGAACGGTATGACTGTAAAGGGGGTGAACTGTTTGGAAATCAACGAAGATTTCCTGGACACCTGTTTTGGGACTTTCAg ATAAACATCTTAGGTGAAAAGGATGATACTCCAGTTCATTTCTGTGACAAATGTGGATTACCTATTAAAATTTATGGGCGAATG ATTCCATGCAAGCATGTTTTTTGCTATGACTGTGCTATTTTACATGAAAAAAAGGGAGATAAGATGTGTCCGGG CTGTAGTGATCCTGTGCAGCGAATTGAGCAGTGTACACGAGGTTCTCTCTTCATGTGTAGCATTGTTCAAGGGTGCAAGAGAACATACTTGTCTCAGAGAGACTTACAGGCTCATATCAACCACCGCCATATGAGAGCTGGAAAACCTGTTACCCGGGCTTCACTTGAAAATGTTCATCCTCCTCCTATTGCCCCACCACCAGCTGAAATCCCCGACCGTTTTATTATGCCGCCAGACAAGCACCATATGAGCCATATTCCGCCAAAGCAGCACATCATGATGCCACCTCCTCCTTTGCAACATGTGCCCCACGAGCACTATAATCAGCCACATGAGGATATTCGTGCTCCTCCAGCTGAGTTGTCCATGGCTCCACCTCCACCTCGCTCAGTCAGTCAGGAAACCTTTCGCATTTCAACAAGAAAACACAGCAATTTAATAACTGTCCCTATTCAGGATGACTCAAATCCAGGTGCTAGAGaaccaccacctcctgcccccGCACCTGCTCACCATCATCCTGAATATCAGGGTCAACCAGTGGTCTCGCACCCTCATCATATTATGCCTCCACAGCAACATTAtgcaccacccccacctcctccaccacCAATAAGCCATCCAATGCCACATCCTCCCCAGGCCGCAGGTACTCCTCACTTGGTGTACAGCCAAGCTCCACCTCCACCAATGACCTCTGCTCCACCACCAATTACCCCTCCCCCTGGACATATTATTGCCCAGATGCCACCTTATATGAATCATCCTCCTCCAGGACCTCCCCCACCTCAACATGGTGGTCCACCTGTAACTGCACCCCCTCCTCACCATTACAACCCCACCTCTTTACCCCAGTTCACTGAAGATCAAGGAACTCTGAGCCCTCCATTTACACAACCAGGGGGAATGAGTCCTGGTATATGGCCTGCACCGAGAgggccacctcctcctccacgAATGCAGGGTCCGCCTTCTCAGACCCCACTACCTGGACCACATCATCCAGATCAGACAAGATATAGACCGTATTACCAATGA
- the CBLL1 gene encoding E3 ubiquitin-protein ligase Hakai isoform X1, with translation MDHTDNELQGTNSSGSLGGLDVRRRIPIKLISKQGNKAKASPRTPRTINRMPAKAPAGDEEGFDYNEEERYDCKGGELFGNQRRFPGHLFWDFQINILGEKDDTPVHFCDKCGLPIKIYGRMIPCKHVFCYDCAILHEKKGDKMCPGCSDPVQRIEQCTRGSLFMCSIVQGCKRTYLSQRDLQAHINHRHMRAGKPVTRASLENVHPPPIAPPPAEIPDRFIMPPDKHHMSHIPPKQHIMMPPPPLQHVPHEHYNQPHEDIRAPPAELSMAPPPPRSVSQETFRISTRKHSNLITVPIQDDSNPGAREPPPPAPAPAHHHPEYQGQPVVSHPHHIMPPQQHYAPPPPPPPPISHPMPHPPQAAGTPHLVYSQAPPPPMTSAPPPITPPPGHIIAQMPPYMNHPPPGPPPPQHGGPPVTAPPPHHYNPTSLPQFTEDQGTLSPPFTQPGGMSPGIWPAPRGPPPPPRMQGPPSQTPLPGPHHPDQTRYRPYYQ, from the exons ATGGATCACACTG ACAATGAGTTACAAGGCACTAATAGTTCTGGATCATTGGGTGGTCTTGATGTTCGAAGACGAATTCCTATAAAGCTCATCTCCAAACAAGGGAACAAAGCCAAAGCTTCACCTCGAACTCCAAGGACTATAAACAGGATGCCTGCAAAGGCTCCAGCTGGTGATGAAG aagGATTTGATTATAATGAAGAGGAACGGTATGACTGTAAAGGGGGTGAACTGTTTGGAAATCAACGAAGATTTCCTGGACACCTGTTTTGGGACTTTCAg ATAAACATCTTAGGTGAAAAGGATGATACTCCAGTTCATTTCTGTGACAAATGTGGATTACCTATTAAAATTTATGGGCGAATG ATTCCATGCAAGCATGTTTTTTGCTATGACTGTGCTATTTTACATGAAAAAAAGGGAGATAAGATGTGTCCGGG CTGTAGTGATCCTGTGCAGCGAATTGAGCAGTGTACACGAGGTTCTCTCTTCATGTGTAGCATTGTTCAAGGGTGCAAGAGAACATACTTGTCTCAGAGAGACTTACAGGCTCATATCAACCACCGCCATATGAGAGCTGGAAAACCTGTTACCCGGGCTTCACTTGAAAATGTTCATCCTCCTCCTATTGCCCCACCACCAGCTGAAATCCCCGACCGTTTTATTATGCCGCCAGACAAGCACCATATGAGCCATATTCCGCCAAAGCAGCACATCATGATGCCACCTCCTCCTTTGCAACATGTGCCCCACGAGCACTATAATCAGCCACATGAGGATATTCGTGCTCCTCCAGCTGAGTTGTCCATGGCTCCACCTCCACCTCGCTCAGTCAGTCAGGAAACCTTTCGCATTTCAACAAGAAAACACAGCAATTTAATAACTGTCCCTATTCAGGATGACTCAAATCCAGGTGCTAGAGaaccaccacctcctgcccccGCACCTGCTCACCATCATCCTGAATATCAGGGTCAACCAGTGGTCTCGCACCCTCATCATATTATGCCTCCACAGCAACATTAtgcaccacccccacctcctccaccacCAATAAGCCATCCAATGCCACATCCTCCCCAGGCCGCAGGTACTCCTCACTTGGTGTACAGCCAAGCTCCACCTCCACCAATGACCTCTGCTCCACCACCAATTACCCCTCCCCCTGGACATATTATTGCCCAGATGCCACCTTATATGAATCATCCTCCTCCAGGACCTCCCCCACCTCAACATGGTGGTCCACCTGTAACTGCACCCCCTCCTCACCATTACAACCCCACCTCTTTACCCCAGTTCACTGAAGATCAAGGAACTCTGAGCCCTCCATTTACACAACCAGGGGGAATGAGTCCTGGTATATGGCCTGCACCGAGAgggccacctcctcctccacgAATGCAGGGTCCGCCTTCTCAGACCCCACTACCTGGACCACATCATCCAGATCAGACAAGATATAGACCGTATTACCAATGA